GCTATGGTCTGGCAGAGACCGAAGACGAAGAAAACAACATCACCATATACCAGAATGCTGCTCCCGCAGTGGTAAACATTACCAGCATTTCTCTGGAGAGAGACTTTTTCCTCAATATTGTTCCCAGGCGGGGGGCAGGATCCGGCGCTATTATTGACAAGAGAGGGTACATACTGACGAACAACCACGTGATCGAAGACGCCCAGCGGCTCGAGGTTACCCTGGCGGACGGCAGCAAGCTGCCCGGCAAGCTGGTGGGCGCTGATCCTGACAGCGACCTGGCTGTAATCCAGATCAAAGCAGGCACACGAGGACTTCCCACAATCCCCCTGGGCGACTCCAGCACTCTCCGGGTGGGGCAGAAAGTGCTCGCCATCGGCAATCCCTTCGGCCTCGGGCAGACGCTCACTACGGGTGTGATCAGCTCCATAGGCAGAACATTGAGGGCGCGCAACGGCCTGCTGATGGAGAATATCATTCAGACCGACGCCTCCATAAATCCTGGCAATTCAGGCGGTCCGCTGCTCGATTCCAGCGGCAGAT
Above is a genomic segment from Deltaproteobacteria bacterium containing:
- a CDS encoding trypsin-like peptidase domain-containing protein, giving the protein MKLHTKCRICIMALLLCWLGCVGYGLAETEDEENNITIYQNAAPAVVNITSISLERDFFLNIVPRRGAGSGAIIDKRGYILTNNHVIEDAQRLEVTLADGSKLPGKLVGADPDSDLAVIQIKAGTRGLPTIPLGDSSTLRVGQKVLAIGNPFGLGQTLTTGVISSIGRTLRARNGLLMENIIQTDASINPGNSGGPLLDSSGRLIGINTAIFSPTGASVGIGFAIPVNTAKRIVPELIARGYYAYPWIGATITTLLPGDARALGLQVDKGALIVDLVQGGPAYKAGLQGGDRKVRVGNRIFIAGGDVVVAADGEPVATADDLIQRIRAKRPGTVIRLEVYRGGIYRQIVDVLLEERPSTR